Proteins from one Peromyscus eremicus unplaced genomic scaffold, PerEre_H2_v1 PerEre#2#chr22_unloc_1, whole genome shotgun sequence genomic window:
- the LOC131900595 gene encoding zinc finger protein 431-like isoform X2 yields the protein MDKLGNHNMNAVTYDDVHVGFTWEEWTLLNPSQKNLYKDVMLQTYWNLTTIGYSWEDHNTDEHCQSSRRHGRHERSQTGEKTSVYIQCGKAFAYESHLHRHERTHTGEKLFECNQCGKVYAYHSSLQMHKKIHTGEKPYECNQCGKAFVRHCSLQVHKKTHTGEKSYECNQCGKAFAQHGHLQRHERTHTGEKLFECNQCGKAYAHHSGLQMHKRKHTGEKPYECNQCGKAFVHHSSLQVHKKTHTGEKPYECNQCGKAFARHGHLQRHERTHTGEKLYNCNQCDKVFSKHISLQIHKRRHTGEKPYECNQCGKAFVHHSILQRHERSHTREKLHECSQCGKAFLRQSHLQMHERTHTGEKPYECIQCGKAFVQQSHLQIHGRTHTGEKPYECIQCGKAFAQRGNLQMHERIHTREKPYEYIQCGKAIAYHNHLQMHKRTHTGEKPYECNQCCKSFACISNL from the exons ATGGACAAGCTGGGAAATCACAACatgaatgcagtgacctatgatgatgttcATGTTggcttcacttgggaagagtggactttgctgaatccttcccagaagaatctctacaaagatgtgatgctgcaGACCTATTGGAACCTCACTACTATAGGATACagttgggaagaccataatactgatgaacattgtcaaagttctagaagacatggaAGGCATGAAAGAAGCCAAACTGGAGAGAAAACTTCTGTATAtattcaatgtggtaaagcctttgcatatgaGAGTCATCTTcacaggcatgaaagaacacatactggagagaaactctttgaatgtaatcagtgtggtaaagtttATGCTTATCACAGTAGTCTTCAGATGCATAagaaaatacatactggagagaaaccctatgaatgcaatcaatgcGGTAAAGCCTTTGTTCGTCACTGTAGTCTTCAGGTgcataaaaaaacacatactggagagaaatcctatgaatgtaatcaatgtggtaaagcctttgcacagcatggtcatcttcaaaggcatgaaagaacacatactggagagaaactctttgaatgtaatcagtgtggtaaagcttatGCTCATCACAGTGGTCTTCAGATGCATAagagaaaacatactggagagaaaccctatgaatgcaatcaatgcGGCAAAGCCTTTGTTCATCACAGTAGTCTTCAGGTgcataaaaaaacacatactggagagaaaccctatgaatgtaatcaatgtggtaaagcctttgcacgacatggtcatcttcaaaggcatgaaagaacacatactggagagaaattatACAattgtaatcagtgtgataaagtcTTTTCAAAACACATtagtcttcaaatacataaaagaagacatactggagagaaaccttatgaatgtaaccaatgtggtaaagcctttgttcatCACAGtattcttcaaaggcatgaaagatcacatactagagagaaactccatgaatgtagtcagtgtggtaaagcctttttacgtcagagtcatcttcaaatgcacgaaagaacacatactggagagaaaccctatgaatgtattcaatgtggtaaagcctttgtgcAACAGAGTCATCTTCAAATCCAtggaagaacacatactggagagaaaccctatgaatgtattcaatgtggtaaagcctttgcacagcgtggtaatcttcaaatgcatgaaagaatac atactagagagaaaccctatgaatatattcaatgtggtaaagccattgcatatcacaatcatcttcaaatgcataaaagaacacatacaggagagaaaccgtatgaatgtaatcagtgttgtaaatCCTTTGCATGTATCAGTAATCTTTGA
- the LOC131900595 gene encoding zinc finger protein 431-like isoform X1 → MDKLGNHNMNAVTYDDVHVGFTWEEWTLLNPSQKNLYKDVMLQTYWNLTTIGYSWEDHNTDEHCQSSRRHGRHERSQTGEKTSVYIQCGKAFAYESHLHRHERTHTGEKLFECNQCGKVYAYHSSLQMHKKIHTGEKPYECNQCGKAFVRHCSLQVHKKTHTGEKSYECNQCGKAFAQHGHLQRHERTHTGEKLFECNQCGKAYAHHSGLQMHKRKHTGEKPYECNQCGKAFVHHSSLQVHKKTHTGEKPYECNQCGKAFARHGHLQRHERTHTGEKLYNCNQCDKVFSKHISLQIHKRRHTGEKPYECNQCGKAFVHHSILQRHERSHTREKLHECSQCGKAFLRQSHLQMHERTHTGEKPYECIQCGKAFVQQSHLQIHGRTHTGEKPYECIQCGKAFAQRGNLQMHERIHTGGKKNYECN, encoded by the coding sequence ATGGACAAGCTGGGAAATCACAACatgaatgcagtgacctatgatgatgttcATGTTggcttcacttgggaagagtggactttgctgaatccttcccagaagaatctctacaaagatgtgatgctgcaGACCTATTGGAACCTCACTACTATAGGATACagttgggaagaccataatactgatgaacattgtcaaagttctagaagacatggaAGGCATGAAAGAAGCCAAACTGGAGAGAAAACTTCTGTATAtattcaatgtggtaaagcctttgcatatgaGAGTCATCTTcacaggcatgaaagaacacatactggagagaaactctttgaatgtaatcagtgtggtaaagtttATGCTTATCACAGTAGTCTTCAGATGCATAagaaaatacatactggagagaaaccctatgaatgcaatcaatgcGGTAAAGCCTTTGTTCGTCACTGTAGTCTTCAGGTgcataaaaaaacacatactggagagaaatcctatgaatgtaatcaatgtggtaaagcctttgcacagcatggtcatcttcaaaggcatgaaagaacacatactggagagaaactctttgaatgtaatcagtgtggtaaagcttatGCTCATCACAGTGGTCTTCAGATGCATAagagaaaacatactggagagaaaccctatgaatgcaatcaatgcGGCAAAGCCTTTGTTCATCACAGTAGTCTTCAGGTgcataaaaaaacacatactggagagaaaccctatgaatgtaatcaatgtggtaaagcctttgcacgacatggtcatcttcaaaggcatgaaagaacacatactggagagaaattatACAattgtaatcagtgtgataaagtcTTTTCAAAACACATtagtcttcaaatacataaaagaagacatactggagagaaaccttatgaatgtaaccaatgtggtaaagcctttgttcatCACAGtattcttcaaaggcatgaaagatcacatactagagagaaactccatgaatgtagtcagtgtggtaaagcctttttacgtcagagtcatcttcaaatgcacgaaagaacacatactggagagaaaccctatgaatgtattcaatgtggtaaagcctttgtgcAACAGAGTCATCTTCAAATCCAtggaagaacacatactggagagaaaccctatgaatgtattcaatgtggtaaagcctttgcacagcgtggtaatcttcaaatgcatgaaagaatacatactggagggaaaaaaaactatgaatgtaattaa